GCAGCTCGGCGTGGCCCGAGACGATGATGAGGTCGTTCGCGGAGATGCGCGTGTCCGGCTCCGCGTACACGAACTCGACGCCCGGGCTCTTGACCCCGATGACCGTGACGCCGTAGCGCTCGCGGATCTTCGACTGCGCGATCGTGAACCCCTGGGTCTCGCGCGGCGGGCGCATCTTGACGACCGTGAACCCGTCCTCGACCTCGATGTAGTCGAGCAGCTTGCCCGAGACGAGGTGCGCGACGCGCGAGCCGGCGTCGGCCTCGGGGAGGACGACGTGGTGGGCGCCGATGCGCTGCAGGATGCGCGCGTGCTCGGCGCTGATCGCCTTCGCCCAGATCTGCGGCGTGCCCAGGTCGACGAGGTTGCCGGTGATGAGGACCGACGCCTCGAGGTAGGACCCGACGCCGACGACCGCGACGGGGAAGTCGCGCGCGCCGAGCTGCTCGAGCGCCTCGGGGTTGGTGCAGTCGGCCTCGACGAGCGGGACGCGGCCCGCCCACTGCGCGACGAGCTGCGGGTCCCGCTCGACCGCGAGGACGTCCTGCCCGAGTCGTTCGAGCGTCGCGGCGATCGCGGACCCGAACCGGCCCAGGCCGATCACGAGCACGCCCGCGTCGCGCTTGGGCTCCTTGCTGCCGGGCGCGGAGCGGGTCCCGGGCTGCTGCGGTGCGTCAACCAATGATCGGCCTCTCTTCCGGGTACCGGATGACCCGACGACGGCTCCGCAGCGCGAGGGCTGCGGCGAGCGTCATCGTGCCGGTCCGGCCGATGAACATGAGTGCGACGAGCACGTACTTGCCCGCGTCCGGCAGGTCCGGGGTGATTCCGGTGCTGAGGCCCACGGTCGCGAACGCGGAGATGACCTCGAACAGGATCCGGTCGAGCGTGAGGCCCGTGATCCCGAGGAGCAGGAGGCTCGCGACGAGCACGATCGTCGCGGAGACGAGGGAGACCGCGATCGCGACCTGCAGCGCCTCGCGCGGGATGCGCCGGCCGTACGCCTCGACGTCACGGTCGCCGCGCCCCTCGGCGACGATCGCGAGCAGCATGACCGCGAGCGTCGTCACCTTGATGCCGCCCGCGGTCGACGCCGAGCCGCCGCCGACGAACATGAGCGCGTCGTTGATGAGCCACGTCCCCTCGTGCATCTCGCCGATGTCGACCGTCGAGAACCCGCCCGAGCGCGGCATGACCCCCGCGAACAGCGACGCGAGGATGGTGCCCGGCCAGTCGAGCGGCGCGAAGGTGCCCTCGTTGCGCCACTCGAACGCGGCGACGAGCACCGAGCCGACGACGACGAGCGCCGCGCTCGTGGTGAGCGTCAGCTTCGAGTGCAGGTTCCACGTGCTGGGGCGGCGCCACCGGCTGCCGATGTTCAGCAGCACGGGGAAGCCGAGGGAGCCGATGAAGACGCCGACGATGATCGGCAGCAGGACCCACCAGTCGGAGACGAACGGCTCGAGGCCCTCCGCGGTCGGGATGAAGCCGGCGTTGTTGAAGGCCGAGATCGCGTAGAAGACGCCGTACCAGACCGCGTCCCCGAGGCTCTCGCCGAGCATGAGGAACCGTGGGACGAGGATCGCGGCGATCGCACCCTCGAGCACGAGCGAGGTGACGATGACCGTCCGGAGCAGCGAGCCGACCTCGCCCAGACGGGTGGTCTTGGTCTCGGAGGTCACGAGCAGGCGCTGCGTGAGCCCGATCCGGCGGGACACCGCGAGGCCGAGGATGGACGCGAGGGTCATGACCCCGAGGGCGCCGATCTGGATGCCCACGAGGATCGTCACGAGCCCCGCGGTGGACCAGTAGGTGCCCGTCGGGACGACGACGAGGCCGGTCACGCACACCGCCGAGGTGGCCGTGAACAGCGCGTCGACGAACGACGCCCGCTCGCCCGTGGCGGTGGCCCACGGCGCCGAGAGCAGGCCCGCGAAGACGGCGACGACGGAGGCGAAGACGCCGATCGCGAGGCGCGCGGGGGACTGGCGGGCCAGCCGGTCGACCATCTCGCGACCGGACCAGAACGCTGCCGGGAGGCCCCGAGCCATCCCACCTCCTGCACCTGCGGCGCGACCTCGCGGTCTCTGGCGCGCGCCGGGACCTCTGACGGGCACCACTCTGACACGGCGAGCGGCGATTCCGGCGCCCGACGACGTCCGCCCGGCGCGTGCGCGCAGTCACATCACCCGATGACTTGGTTGAACGTTCAAGATTACCGGTGCTCCTGCCGATGAGAGGAGCACCCCCACGGACGGGGTCGGGACGGCCACGGACGGTGATGATGGACGAGCAGGGCGGCGTGAGCGTCGTCGACCACCCGGTCGACGCACGGAGCACCGGGGCGCGCGGCAGGCACGCGCTCGACCCCGCGTCCCGCGTCGGCACCCGCCCCACCACAGCCGCCGTCGACGCGAACCCCGCGCCCTCGGCCCACACCCGCCTCGCCGTCGCCGCCCACCCCGCACCCGCGGCCGGGCAGCTCCTCGGTCCTGCCGCCGACGACGCGTCGGCCGAGCCCGCGGACGTCCCGTGGCTCCAGCGCATCATCGGCCTCGTCGTCCTCACGATCGCCCTGTCCGCCGCCGCGCTGCTGTGGGTCACCGTCGGGGCCGGGGTCCCGCTCGAGGAGCACCGCCCCGCCGAGACCACGCTGCTCGGCTTCTGGCACGTGCTCTACGCCACCGAGGTGCCGACGGCCCGCGTGCTCGTCGCGGCCGTCGCGTTCGCCGTGCTCGTCGCCGCCGGCGTCGCGCTGCTCGAGCGGCGGATCGCGAACCGCTCGCGCCGCTCCGCCGATGTCCGCACCGACCCCCTCGCCCCGAAGCTCGTCATGGCGCGCACGCGCGGCGTCTGGGCGGGCCCCGTCACCGTCACCGTGCTGATCCCGGCGCACGACGAGGAGGCGTCGCTGCCCGCGACCATCGCCTCGCTGCTCACGCAGTCGCACCGTCCCGAGCGGATCGTCGTCGTCGCCGACAACTGCACCGACGGCACCGTCGAGGTCGCGCGCCGGGCGGGCGTCGAGGTCATCGAGTCGGTCGGCAACACCAAGAAGAAGGCCGGGGCCCTCAACCAGGCGCTCCGCCAGGTGCTGCCGGGCCAGGGCGACAACGACCTCGTCATGATCATGGACGCCGACACGAGCCTCGACGACGGGTTCCTCGAGGTCGCCGTCGCCCGCATGACGAGCGACCGGGCGCTGCTCGCGGTCGGTGGGCTGTTCTACGGCCAGGAGGGCTCCGGGATGCTCGGGCAGCTCCAGCGCAACGAGTACATCCGGTACGGGCGGGAGATGCGCCGGCGCCGCGGGCGCGTGCTCGTGCTGACCGGGACGGCGTCGCTGTTCCGTCCCCTCGCGCTGCGCACGGTCGCCGAGAGCCGCGGCGGCGCGCTCCCCGGCCGGCGCGGCGACGTCTACGACACCGCCGCGCTCACCGAGGACAACGAGCTCACGCTCGCGCTCAAGTCGCTCGGTGCGCTCATGATCTCGCCCGAGCAGTGCACGGTCGTCACCGAGGTCATGCCCACGTGGCGCACGCTCTGGGCGCAGCGGCTGCGCTGGCAGCGCGGCGCGCTGGAGAACCTCGGCGCGTACGGCACGACGCCCAAGACGTTCCGGTACTGGGCGCAGCAGCTCGGCATCGGCTACGGCGTCATCGCCCTGTTCTGCTACTTCGCGCTCATGGCGCTCATGCTGCTGTCGAGCGACGGCTGGATCTGGTTCCCGTTCTGGATGGGGCTCGGCGTGCTGTTCACCGTCGAGCGCGTCGTGACGGTGTGGAAGGGCGGGTGGCGCGCCCGGCTGCTCGCGGTCCTCATGGTCCCCGAGCTCCTCTTCGACGCGTTCCTCGACCTCGTCTACGTCAAGGGCGTCCTCGACATCTCCCTCGGTCGTGAGGCGGGCTGGAAGCACGTGCAGCACGCCGCGCCGGGACCCACGGCGTCCGCGCCCCTGACCGTGACGGTGGCCTGACGTGCTCGCGCAGGCGTCGGCGGTCGTCGCCGCCCAGGGGCTCGTCGGGGGATCGGTGCTGCAGTCGGGGCCGCTGCGCGTCCTCGCGGCGTTCGTCACGATCAACACCGTCATGTACAGCGCGCTCGCGCTCGCCAAGATCCTGCCCAAGCTGTACCCGGGCGGGTGGTTCCCGAGCCGCAACCGCCGCGCGGAGGACCGCAGCATCTACCCCGAGGGCTGGGACGGCGAACGCTGAGGTGCGGGCGTCGGCGCCCGGGCGCCGCAGGTCCGGGAGCGTAGAGCCCCCGGGTGCCGGCGTCCGTCAGAGCAGCCCGAGGTCCCTCGCCCGCGCGACCGCCTCGGCGCGCGTCGAGACGCCGAGCTTGCGGTAGACGCTCCGCAGCTGCGACTTCACGGTGTTGCGCGAGACCCACAGCCGCGCGGCGATCTCCTCGACCGTCACGTCCTGCGTCAGCTCGGCGAGCACGGCCTGCTCCCGCGGCGTCAGCGCGAGCCCGGTCCGGGTCGTCGGCCCCGTTCCCTGCCTGTTCATGTCGTCCCCCGGTGACGGCGGGTCCGGACGCGGCGTTGCGTCCTGTGCCGTCAGCAGAGGAGAGGGGCGGACCGGGCCGTCATGACGCGACTCCGGCGTGCCCGATGAGGCACGCCGGAGCCCGGACGGCGGGGCGTCAGCGGCGCGCGGCCGGATCCACGGCGGACGGGGCCCGGTGGGACGACCCCCGCGTCACGAGGTGCAGGACGAGCCCGACCGCGAGCAGCCCGAGCGCGAGCAGCCAGTGGCGCAGCTCCTGCTGGGTCAGCAGCACGAGGCACGAGACGATCGCGAGCACGGGGATGACGACCGGCGTGCGGAAGTGCGCGTGGTCGACCGTGTCGCGGCGCAGCACCAGGACCGCGACGTTCGTCGAGAGGAACACGAACAGCAGGAGCAGCACGACGGTCGAGGCGAGGTCGACGAGCTCGCCGGTCACCGCGAGCAGGATGGCGACCGCGGTCGTCACGACGATCGCGACGCCGGGCGTCCGGCGCCCCGGCAGCAGCCGCGCGAGGGGCGAGGGGAGCAGCCCTTGCTCGGCCATCCCGAACGCGAGGCGGCTCGCCATGATCATCGTGAGGAGCGCGCCGTTGGCGACCGCGACGAGCGCGATCACCGCGAACAGCGTCGGCG
The Cellulomonas sp. NS3 DNA segment above includes these coding regions:
- a CDS encoding potassium channel family protein, coding for MVDAPQQPGTRSAPGSKEPKRDAGVLVIGLGRFGSAIAATLERLGQDVLAVERDPQLVAQWAGRVPLVEADCTNPEALEQLGARDFPVAVVGVGSYLEASVLITGNLVDLGTPQIWAKAISAEHARILQRIGAHHVVLPEADAGSRVAHLVSGKLLDYIEVEDGFTVVKMRPPRETQGFTIAQSKIRERYGVTVIGVKSPGVEFVYAEPDTRISANDLIIVSGHAELLERFASRP
- a CDS encoding TrkH family potassium uptake protein; the encoded protein is MARGLPAAFWSGREMVDRLARQSPARLAIGVFASVVAVFAGLLSAPWATATGERASFVDALFTATSAVCVTGLVVVPTGTYWSTAGLVTILVGIQIGALGVMTLASILGLAVSRRIGLTQRLLVTSETKTTRLGEVGSLLRTVIVTSLVLEGAIAAILVPRFLMLGESLGDAVWYGVFYAISAFNNAGFIPTAEGLEPFVSDWWVLLPIIVGVFIGSLGFPVLLNIGSRWRRPSTWNLHSKLTLTTSAALVVVGSVLVAAFEWRNEGTFAPLDWPGTILASLFAGVMPRSGGFSTVDIGEMHEGTWLINDALMFVGGGSASTAGGIKVTTLAVMLLAIVAEGRGDRDVEAYGRRIPREALQVAIAVSLVSATIVLVASLLLLGITGLTLDRILFEVISAFATVGLSTGITPDLPDAGKYVLVALMFIGRTGTMTLAAALALRSRRRVIRYPEERPIIG
- a CDS encoding glycosyltransferase, whose protein sequence is MDEQGGVSVVDHPVDARSTGARGRHALDPASRVGTRPTTAAVDANPAPSAHTRLAVAAHPAPAAGQLLGPAADDASAEPADVPWLQRIIGLVVLTIALSAAALLWVTVGAGVPLEEHRPAETTLLGFWHVLYATEVPTARVLVAAVAFAVLVAAGVALLERRIANRSRRSADVRTDPLAPKLVMARTRGVWAGPVTVTVLIPAHDEEASLPATIASLLTQSHRPERIVVVADNCTDGTVEVARRAGVEVIESVGNTKKKAGALNQALRQVLPGQGDNDLVMIMDADTSLDDGFLEVAVARMTSDRALLAVGGLFYGQEGSGMLGQLQRNEYIRYGREMRRRRGRVLVLTGTASLFRPLALRTVAESRGGALPGRRGDVYDTAALTEDNELTLALKSLGALMISPEQCTVVTEVMPTWRTLWAQRLRWQRGALENLGAYGTTPKTFRYWAQQLGIGYGVIALFCYFALMALMLLSSDGWIWFPFWMGLGVLFTVERVVTVWKGGWRARLLAVLMVPELLFDAFLDLVYVKGVLDISLGREAGWKHVQHAAPGPTASAPLTVTVA
- a CDS encoding LuxR C-terminal-related transcriptional regulator, with the protein product MNRQGTGPTTRTGLALTPREQAVLAELTQDVTVEEIAARLWVSRNTVKSQLRSVYRKLGVSTRAEAVARARDLGLL